A genomic segment from Glycine max cultivar Williams 82 chromosome 1, Glycine_max_v4.0, whole genome shotgun sequence encodes:
- the LOC100798241 gene encoding uncharacterized protein produces the protein MEDPPLQKIAISGPTLASLIQRFSTSPSSIHGLLFGHVTPLPLTLSDDDTSSAATPTPTLLATVTGFLTSPSFHDSSGTVLPSSLPNSPLLGWFSARRRSPLRPSMREFSVTASLSSLTQFSSQIQNPNSEPSLFPPCIFLLLASPSSDNHHSHVHTHEYRAFQFRPAALSFEPRSLDVVNIGPAFRGHYGAFSPNSNLPPLDCGPHGSPMMMSEGGDEVLGKMKQAAKDQRELDKCAEGFEIGRLSRMMGSEARSCTEGLEELYQKMLVKIENLTGLVEKSSAMVLEQENHNRKLKHKILRSAASE, from the exons ATGGAGGATCCTCCGTTGCAGAAGATCGCGATTTCGGGCCCCACACTCGCCTCCCTCATCCAGCGCTTCTCCACCTCCCCCTCTTCCATCCACGGCCTCCTCTTCGGCCACGTCACCCCTCTCCCTCTCACCCTCTCCGACGACGACACTTCCTCCGCTGCCACCCCCACCCCCACCCTCCTCGCCACCGTCACCGGCTTCCTCACCTCCCCCTCCTTCCACGATTCCTCCGGCACCGTCCTCCCCTCCTCCCTCCCCAATTCCCCCCTCCTCGGCTGGTTCTCCGCCCGCCGCCGCTCCCCCCTCCGCCCCTCCATGCGCGAATTCTCCGTCACCGCCTCCCTCTCCTCCCTCACCCAATTCTCCTCCCAAATCCAAAACCCAAACTCcgaaccctctctttttcctccTTGCATCTTCCTCCTCCTCGCCTCCCCCTCCTCCGACAACCACCACTCCCACGTCCACACCCACGAGTACCGCGCCTTCCAGTTCCGCCCCGCGGCCCTCTCCTTCGAGCCCCGCTCCCTCGACGTCGTCAACATCGGTCCCGCCTTCCGCGGCCACTACGGCGCCTTCAGCCCCAATTCCAACCTTCCGCCGCTCGACTGCGGGCCCCACGGCTCCCCGATGATGATGAGCGAAGGTGGCGACGAGGTTCTGGGAAAAATGAAGCAGGCCGCCAAGGACCAGAGGGAGCTCGACAAATGCGCTGAGGGGTTTGAGATTGGGAGGCTCAGCAGAATGATGGGGTCTGAGGCCAGGAGCTGCACCGAGGGTTTGGAGGAGTTGTATCAGAAGATGCTTGTGAAAATTGAGAACTTGACTGGTTTGGTGGAGAAGAGTTCTGCTATGGTTCTTGAGCAG GAAAATCATAATAGGAAGttgaaacacaaaattttaagatCTGCTGCCTCAGAATAA
- the LOC102659856 gene encoding ATP-dependent DNA helicase PIF1 has product MTDFSEITIPDEFLIKNYDDPIHAIVEATYPSLIDNYSDTDYLQKRVVLASKKEIVDKINDYVLSLIPNHEKEYSSADSIDKSDELLNPVFALLPPEFLYSLQTSGIPNHKLKLKVRTPIMLLRNLDQTDGLCNGTRLIITKLRSNVIEAEVITGPNSGNRTYIPRINMSPSESAWPFKLIRRQFPFIVSYVMTINKSQGQSFHHIGLYLPHPGFSHGQLYVALSRVKNKDGLHILIHDNDAASKFVYGSKKSITIHHRLSKSTKWPLTIHHDVPAITQPWFNLIHEKNLKAGDEVVFYYRFHDHAWELLIRKAIEWNNNNTDPDSDD; this is encoded by the exons ATGACGGATTTTTCAGAAATCACTATTCCAGATGAGtttctcataaaaaattatgatgatcCTATCCATGCTATTGTTGAAGCCACCTATCCCAGCTTGATAGATAACTATAGTGACACAGATTACTTGCAAAAAAGAGTTGTTCTTGCGtctaaaaaagaaattgttgaCAAAATAAATGATTATGTCCTATCACTTATACCCAATCACGAAAAAGAGTATTCCAGCGCAGATAGTATTGATAAATCAGATGAATTGCTCAATCCTGTTTTTGCATTATTGCCACCTGAATTCCTATATTCATTGCAAACATCAGGTATAcctaatcataaattaaaacttaaggTTAGAACTCCAATCATGCTATTACGAAATCTCGACCAGACTGATGGCCTGTGCAATGGAACTAGGCTCATTATCACCAAACTCAGATCTAATGTGATTGAGGCTGAAGTAATTACTGGGCCTAATTCAGGAAATAGGACATACATACCCAGAATAAATATGTCTCCTTCTGAATCTGCATGGCCATTCAAACTTATAAGGAGGCAGTTTCCATTCATAGTTTCTTATGTTATGACTATAAACAAATCTCAGGGACAATCATTTCATCACATAGGACTGTATTTGCCACACCCAGGTTTTAGTCATGGCCAACTATATGTTGCACTCTCAAGGGTCAAAAACAAAGATGGACTTCATATTCTCATACATGACAATGATG CGGCTTCCAAATTTGTGTATGGCTCCAAAAAAAGTATTACCATCCACCACAGACTTTCAAAATCCACCAAATGGCCACTCACCATCCACCATGACGTCCCTGCCATTACACAACCATGGTTCAACCtcattcatgaaaaaaatttaaaagccgGAGATGAGGTAGTCTTTTACTACCGTTTTCATGACCATGCATGGGAGCTGCTGATAAGGAAAGCCATCGAatggaacaacaacaacaccgaCCCCGACTCTgatgattaa
- the LOC100799290 gene encoding probably inactive leucine-rich repeat receptor-like protein kinase IMK2, with protein MGHNNTCHHHVKGFHTDPFQHSLSFASNGGGDRRRKCRSNEKSGSGGFICLPFFLFLLASTSTIQHVSGHLWDGVVVTQADFQALRVIKNELIDFKGVLKSWNDSGVGACSGGWAGIKCVNGEVIAIQLPWRGLGGRISEKISQLQSLRKLSLHDNALGGPVPLTLGLLPNLRGVYLFNNKLSGSIPPSLGNCPMLQSLDISNNSLSGKIPSSLARSTRIFRINLSFNSLSGSIPSSLTMSPSLTILALQHNNLSGSIPDSWGGTGKKKASQLQVLTLDHNLFSGTIPVSLGKLAFLENVSLSHNKIVGAIPSELGALSRLQILDLSNNVINGSLPASFSNLSSLVSLNLESNQLASHIPDSLDRLHNLSVLNLKNNKLDGQIPTTIGNISSISQIDLSENKLVGEIPDSLTKLTNLSSFNVSYNNLSGAVPSLLSKRFNASSFVGNLELCGFITSKPCSSPPPHNLPTQSPHAPSKPHHHKLSTKDIILIVAGILLLVLLVLCCFLLCCLIRRRAASSRKSSKTAKAAASARGVEKGASAGEVESGGEAGGKLVHFDGPFVFTADDLLCATAEIMGKSAFGTAYKATLEDGNQVAVKRLREKTTKGQKEFETEVAALGKIRHPNLLALRAYYLGPKGEKLLVFDYMTKGSLASFLHARGPEIVIEWPTRMKIAIGVTRGLSYLHNQENIVHGNLTSSNILLDEQTEAHITDFGLSRLMTTSANTNIIATAGSLGYNAPELSKTKKPSTKTDVYSLGVIMLELLTGKPPGEPTNGMDLPQWVASIVKEEWTNEVFDLELMRDAPAIGDELLNTLKLALHCVDPSPAARPEVQQVLQQLEEIKPDLAAGDDDGAKVQTTE; from the exons ATGGGACACAACAACACTTGTCATCATCATGTCAAAGGTTTCCACACAGACCCTTTTCAGCATAGCCTCTCTTTTGCTTCAAATGGTGGTGGTGATAGGAGGAGGAAATGCCGGAGCAATGAAAAAAGTGGTAGCGGTGGTTTCATTTGCTTACccttttttctgtttcttttggCTTCCACTTCCACCATTCAGCATGTTTCAGGCCACTTGTGGGATGGGGTGGTTGTGACTCAGGCTGATTTTCAAGCCCTTAGGGTTATTAAGAATGAGCTTATTGACTTCAAAGGGGTGCTGAAAAGCTGGAATGACAGTGGTGTAGGTGCTTGTTCAGGAGGCTGGGCTGGAATCAAGTGTGTGAATGGTGAGGTTATTGCAATTCAGCTTCCTTGGAGAGGGTTAGGTGGGAGAATTTCAGAGAAAATTAGCCAACTTCAGTCTCTTAGGAAGCTCAGTCTCCATGACAATGCTCTTGGTGGTCCAGTTCCTTTGACACTTGGTTTGCTTCCTAACCTTAGAGGAGTTTATCTCTTCAACAACAAGCTTTCAGGTTCTATCCCTCCTTCCCTTGGAAACTGTCCAATGCTTCAGTCTCTTGATATTAGCAACAATTCCCTCAGTGGTAAAATCCCTTCTAGTTTAGCAAGATCCACTAGGATATTCAGGATCAATTTGAGCTTCAACTCACTTTCTGGATCCATTCCTAGTAGTCTCACTATGTCTCCTTCTCTAACCATTCTTGCACTTCAGCACAACAATCTCTCCGGTTCTATCCCAGATTCTTGGGGTGGAACTGGAAAGAAGAAAGCCTCTCAGCTTCAAGTTTTGACCCTTGATCACAATCTTTTTTCTGGAACTATCCCAGTTTCTCTAGGGAAGCTAGCTTTTCTTGAAAATGTTTCCTTGAGTCATAACAAAATTGTAGGGGCTATTCCAAGTGAGCTAGGTGCACTTTCCAGGCTTCAAATTCTTGATCTATCAAACAATGTCATCAATGGCAGCCTTCCTGCTAGCTTCTCTAACCTCTCTTCTCTTGTTTCATTGAATCTAGAGAGCAATCAACTTGCAAGCCATATTCCCGATTCTTTGGACAGGTTGCACAACCTTTCTGTGCTTAACCTGAAGAACAATAAGCTTGATGGCCAAATCCCAACAACAATTGGGAACATTTCAAGCATTAGCCAAATTGATTTATCTGAGAACAAATTAGTTGGAGAAATCCCAGATTCCCTTACCAAACTTACAAATCTCAGTTCATTCAATGTCTCCTACAACAACCTATCTGGTGCTGTTCCATCTCTACTTTCCAAAAGGTTCAATGCTAGCTCATTTGTTGGGAATCTTGAGCTATGTGGATTCATCACTTCAAAACCATGCTCTTCACCCCCTCCTCATAACCTTCCAACTCAATCACCACATGCTCCTTCCAAGCCGCATCACCACAAACTAAGCACCAAGGACATAATCCTCATAGTGGCAGGTATTCTCCTGTTGGTTCTGTTAGTACTGTGCTGCTTCTTGCTGTGTTGTTTGATCAGGAGAAGAGCTGCTTCAAGCAGAAAGAGTAGCAAGACTGCTAAGGCTGCAGCATCTGCCAGGGGTGTTGAGAAAGGTGCCTCAGCTGGCGAAGTTGAATCAGGAGGTGAAGCTGGTGGGAAACTAGTTCACTTTGATGGGCCTTTTGTGTTTACTGCTGATGATCTTTTGTGTGCAACTGCGGAGATAATGGGAAAAAGTGCATTTGGGACAGCATACAAAGCGACACTGGAAGATGGTAACCAAGTTGCTGTGAAGAGGTTGAGGGAAAAGACTACTAAAGGGCAGAAGGAGTTTGAAACTGAGGTTGCTGCACTTGGCAAAATCAGACACCCAAATCTCTTGGCACTTAGAGCCTACTATTTAGGACCAAAAGGAGAGAAGCTTCTTGTGTTTGATTACATGACCAAAGGAAGCCTAGCATCATTCCTTCATG CTCGCGGGCCTGAAATTGTTATTGAATGGCCAACAAGGATGAAGATAGCCATCGGAGTTACTCGCGGCTTGAGCTACCTCCACAACCAAGAGAACATTGTACACGGGAACCTTACATCAAGCAACATACTATTGGATGAGCAAACAGAAGCCCACATAACAGACTTTGGCCTCTCAAGGCTGATGACAACTTCTGCCAACACCAACATCATCGCTACTGCAGGAAGTCTCGGCTACAATGCACCAGAGCTTTCAAAGACCAAGAAGCCTTCCACAAAGACTGATGTGTACAGCCTCGGTGTCATCATGTTGGAGCTCTTGACCGGTAAACCGCCTGGGGAGCCAACCAATGGCATGGACTTGCCACAATGGGTGGCATCCATAGTTAAGGAAGAGTGGACTAATGAAGTGTTTGATTTGGAGCTCATGAGGGATGCACCAGCCATAGGGGATGAATTGCTTAACACATTGAAGTTAGCATTGCATTGTGTGGATCCTTCTCCAGCTGCTAGGCCTGAAGTTCAGCAAGTTCTGCAGCAATTGGAGGAGATTAAACCAGACTTAGCTGCAGGGGATGATGATGGAGCTAAGGTCCAAACAACTGAGTAA